The Corynebacterium vitaeruminis DSM 20294 genome window below encodes:
- a CDS encoding error-prone DNA polymerase → MDWNDGRAGGARGKPLSWSQLEKVLSGRPTAPLVPVDHLPQRGKEGDYVRNYSQPPFCELHGYSSYNFLRGASEPEEMVAAARACGHTGLALLDRDGFYGAVAFAEAAARGPKASESEFKTVFGAELTLDDGILPVLCRGPEGYRRLSHAITNARMASGTKDRAIYPSLGELSRIAGGHWFVLADHGWLPRIASLVDAFGDHVILEYVVAQDPLDADRFDALDAARQEHGLRAVATTRAASATRDGRHLAAAKQALALKQSLADATPELPPMTTWLRPYDLLSRALGHRAYLLDAAASLAEECAFELRLVAPELPRWDVPDGHTEQTWLEHLVDSRFGERYRTRSAKVAARAKKQARHELDVIEQLGFPGYFLVVEDIVRFAKDSNILCQGRGSAANSVVCFVLGITNAEPISAGLLFERFLSPEREGAPDIDLDIESGRREEVIQYVYEKYGRDNAAQVANVITYRTKGALRDAARALDYPQGAADAWSKGLEDPPEQVTELAAQFLGQPRHLGIHSGGMVICDRPIADVVPTEWARMDNRSVVQWDKEGCASAGLVKFDLLGLGMLEALHHMIDLVGEAGETVRLWELDVTEPAVYEMLSKGDAVGVFQVESRAQLNTLPRMKPTCFYDLVVEVALIRPGPIQGGSVHPYLRRRDGKEEVTFEHPVLEKPLAKTLGVPLFQEQLMQIAVDAAGFTGGEADELRRAMGSNRSARKMAAMRARFYEGLATNDIEGTVADALWNKVVAFAAYGFPESHSQSFASLVFFSAWFKLHYPAQFCVGLLRAQPMGFYSPQSLLSDARRHGVGILPIDVNASGVEATIEDGAIRLGLNLVKGLGRLDEIAAGQPYADIGDLSRRAGLSVAHVEALARAGALGCFGGDRRQALWQAGVAATERADMLPGLSVVDAPALPGMNAFELMVADIATTGVTHDAHPMARLRGALSGRGIVRSADLLSLDDGSRVQIAGVVTHRQRPATASGVTFFGMEDETGLINIVVSTGLWKRQKKLARTAKTLLVRGILRNANGVAQIEADRLSPLPVAQWLAEGTSQGSRDFR, encoded by the coding sequence ATGGACTGGAATGATGGACGCGCGGGCGGCGCGCGAGGAAAACCCCTCAGCTGGTCGCAGCTGGAAAAGGTGCTCTCCGGCAGGCCCACGGCGCCGCTCGTGCCGGTCGATCACCTTCCCCAGCGCGGCAAAGAAGGCGACTATGTTCGAAATTATTCACAACCGCCTTTCTGTGAGCTTCACGGGTATAGCAGCTATAACTTCCTGCGCGGTGCGTCGGAACCGGAGGAGATGGTCGCGGCCGCCCGCGCGTGCGGGCACACCGGTCTTGCGCTGCTCGACCGAGACGGCTTTTATGGGGCGGTCGCCTTCGCGGAGGCCGCGGCGCGGGGGCCGAAGGCGTCGGAAAGCGAATTCAAAACGGTATTCGGGGCGGAGCTGACGCTCGACGACGGCATCTTGCCGGTGCTGTGCCGCGGGCCGGAAGGATATCGGCGGCTCTCGCACGCGATCACGAACGCGCGCATGGCCAGCGGCACAAAAGACCGCGCGATCTACCCCTCGCTGGGCGAGCTTTCGCGGATCGCCGGCGGGCACTGGTTCGTCCTCGCCGATCACGGGTGGCTGCCCCGCATCGCCTCGCTTGTCGACGCCTTCGGTGACCACGTCATACTCGAATACGTCGTCGCACAGGACCCGCTCGACGCCGACCGCTTCGACGCGCTGGACGCGGCGCGCCAAGAGCACGGACTGCGAGCGGTCGCGACGACGCGCGCCGCAAGCGCCACCCGCGACGGGCGCCACCTCGCCGCCGCCAAGCAGGCGCTCGCGCTCAAGCAAAGCCTCGCCGACGCGACCCCCGAGCTGCCGCCCATGACCACCTGGCTGCGCCCCTACGACCTCCTTTCGCGCGCGCTCGGGCACCGCGCCTACCTGCTCGACGCCGCGGCCTCGCTCGCCGAGGAGTGCGCCTTCGAGCTTCGCCTCGTGGCCCCCGAGCTGCCTCGCTGGGACGTGCCCGACGGGCACACGGAGCAGACCTGGCTCGAGCACCTCGTCGACTCGCGCTTTGGCGAGCGCTACCGCACGCGCTCGGCGAAGGTCGCGGCACGGGCGAAGAAGCAGGCGCGCCACGAGCTCGACGTCATCGAGCAGCTGGGCTTTCCCGGCTACTTCCTCGTCGTCGAGGACATCGTGCGCTTTGCCAAGGACTCGAACATCCTGTGTCAAGGTAGGGGCTCGGCGGCGAACTCGGTGGTCTGTTTCGTCCTCGGCATCACCAACGCCGAGCCGATCTCCGCCGGGTTGCTGTTCGAGCGCTTCCTGTCGCCCGAGCGCGAGGGCGCACCCGACATCGACCTCGACATCGAGTCCGGCAGGCGCGAGGAGGTCATCCAGTACGTCTACGAAAAGTATGGGCGCGACAACGCCGCGCAGGTCGCCAACGTGATCACCTACCGCACCAAGGGAGCGCTTCGCGACGCCGCACGCGCGCTCGACTACCCGCAGGGCGCCGCCGACGCCTGGTCGAAGGGGCTCGAGGACCCGCCCGAGCAGGTCACCGAGCTCGCCGCGCAGTTCCTCGGCCAGCCGCGCCACCTGGGCATCCACTCCGGCGGCATGGTCATCTGCGACCGGCCAATCGCCGACGTCGTTCCCACCGAGTGGGCGCGCATGGACAACCGCAGCGTCGTGCAGTGGGACAAGGAGGGGTGCGCCTCGGCGGGGCTGGTGAAGTTCGACCTCCTGGGGCTCGGCATGCTCGAGGCGCTGCACCACATGATCGACCTCGTGGGGGAGGCCGGCGAGACGGTGCGTCTGTGGGAGCTCGACGTCACGGAGCCGGCGGTCTACGAGATGCTTAGCAAGGGCGACGCCGTGGGGGTCTTCCAGGTGGAGTCGCGCGCGCAGCTCAACACGCTGCCGCGCATGAAGCCGACGTGCTTCTACGACTTGGTCGTCGAGGTCGCGCTCATCCGCCCCGGCCCCATTCAGGGCGGGTCGGTGCACCCGTACCTGCGGCGTCGCGACGGCAAGGAGGAGGTCACCTTCGAACACCCCGTCTTGGAGAAGCCGCTGGCGAAGACGCTCGGCGTCCCGCTGTTCCAGGAGCAGCTCATGCAGATCGCCGTCGACGCGGCGGGCTTTACCGGCGGCGAGGCCGACGAGCTGCGTCGCGCGATGGGTTCGAACCGCTCGGCGCGCAAGATGGCGGCGATGCGCGCACGGTTCTACGAGGGGCTCGCGACCAACGACATCGAGGGCACGGTCGCCGACGCGCTGTGGAACAAGGTCGTCGCGTTCGCCGCGTACGGTTTCCCCGAATCACACTCGCAGTCGTTCGCGTCGTTGGTGTTCTTCTCCGCGTGGTTCAAGCTGCACTACCCGGCGCAGTTTTGCGTGGGGTTGCTGCGGGCACAGCCGATGGGGTTCTACTCCCCGCAGTCGTTGCTTTCCGACGCCCGAAGGCACGGAGTCGGCATCCTTCCCATCGACGTCAATGCCTCCGGCGTCGAGGCGACGATTGAGGACGGCGCGATCAGACTCGGGCTGAACCTAGTCAAGGGGCTCGGTCGCCTCGACGAGATCGCAGCGGGGCAGCCGTATGCGGACATCGGCGACTTGTCGCGTCGCGCGGGGCTGTCCGTGGCGCACGTCGAGGCACTCGCGCGCGCTGGCGCGCTGGGGTGCTTCGGCGGTGATCGTCGACAAGCGCTCTGGCAAGCGGGTGTGGCCGCGACGGAGCGTGCCGACATGTTGCCAGGACTCTCCGTCGTCGACGCGCCAGCCCTGCCGGGAATGAATGCCTTCGAGCTCATGGTCGCCGACATCGCGACCACAGGCGTCACCCACGACGCCCACCCGATGGCGCGGCTGCGCGGCGCGCTTTCCGGACGGGGCATCGTGCGCAGCGCCGACCTCCTGTCGCTTGACGACGGCAGCCGCGTGCAGATCGCCGGTGTCGTCACGCACCGGCAGCGCCCCGCGACCGCGAGCGGAGTGACCTTCTTCGGCATGGAGGACGAGACGGGGCTGATCAACATCGTGGTCTCGACGGGGCTATGGAAGCGGCAGAAGAAGCTCGCCCGCACGGCGAAGACGCTGCTCGTGCGCGGAATCCTCCGCAACGCGAACGGGGTCGCGCAGATTGAGGCCGACCGGTTGAGTCCGCTGCCGGTAGCTCAGTGGCTTGCCGAGGGGACCAGCCAAGGATCACGAGACTTCCGTTAG